DNA from Campylobacter concisus:
CTATATCCCCCATTATGTCTTTTGGCAAATTTTTTACATCTTCGTATATGCTTTGCATTTGCGCTATTAAACTTTGTGCATCGCCTAATATCTCATAAACGCTGTTCATATCTACACCAAGCTCTTGCATTTGTTTCTCGAAATTTAGTGTATCTTTAACCATTTGCTCATATTGTTTGATCTGTTCTGCATAGTCTTTCAGTGTTTGGGTGTATCCCATAACTTGTTGGGCTATCGCGGCTACGTCAATAGTTGGTATACCGCTAGCATTAACACTACTTAAAAATAGTGAGGATGCTACGGCAACTGATATAATCATTCTTTTCATTATTTTTTCCCTTTTTTACTCATTTTTTATAAGCTCCTGCTTTGTTCTTGGTCTTTTTCTTTTGTCTTATTTAGTATTTTTTCCTTACTCTGCGCTAAACTATCATTAACTTTTTTATAAAATTTAGGATAACTATTTTTAAAATTTGGCGTTTCTTTCTCTACTTCATTCAACATTTTGTTTAATTTTTCGTATCCTTTTACATCAAGCCCTTTTTTAATTTCTTTTTCATACGTTGTTTTTAGTTTTGCGTAGTTTGCATGTTCGTTTTCTAATTCTTTTAAACCGCCCTTGACTTCTTTGCGTTGTTTATAAACTTCTTTAACCAGATCCCCAACTGCATCTTTAAATTTGGGACTATCAAAGGCTAGTTCTAGCTTTTCTTGTCGCTGGCGTTCTTTTGTTTCGCTTTCTTCTTTGCCCTGTCGCATCATCATTTCTAGACTTCTATCCATCTCCTGCAGAGCAGTCATTATGTCTTTTATATCGCCACTATTCATCAGATTGTCAATTGATTTTTGAAAATTGGCTTCAAGCCTAGATTGTTCATCTCTTAATTTTTCAAGCTCTTTTTCGTGCTGGTTTTCCAGCTCATCAGCTTTCCTGCTCCAGTCTTCTTGTTCTGCTTCTCTTTCTTGTGAATGTGTTGTTGTAATTGTGGCATCCTGCTTGGCTTCATTTTTATTCTCTAGCTCAGCTTCTTTTGCCTTGATCTGCTCATCTATCTTTTCTTTTTCTTTTAAAATTTCAAGGCTACTTTTAAGGGTGTCATTACCATCTATTTCATTCAGCTTATCGCTTACAAAGTCTCTCTTTTCTTTTGGACTTTTAAATTCATTAAACTCAGCTTCTTTTGCCTTGATCTGCTCATCTATCTTTTCTTTTTCTTCTAGGGTATTAACGGCTTCATTCAAATTCTTATTTAATTTTAATTCTGCTGTTTCAAAAATAAATTTACGATTTATATCTTGGATTGTGTATTCTTTTTCATTGTCGAAGTTCTCTTTCAAATCCATATCCATTTCTCTTATCGTGAGTGTTTTAATTTTGTTGAGATCTTCTGCACTTATGTCTGTTTTATAGATATTGTTAATAGCTTCTCTTACTTCATTATCGTCGTTGCTACCATAAGCTGTATAAAATTCTCTGGCACATGCTACTGCACCTGTTTCGTTGCTTTTAAAAATTCCTGTGTTATCGATAGCTTCTTTGCATGTTAGCACCTGCTCTTTTACACTGCTTTGTTTTAATTCTTCGGATGGCATCACCATTTCTTGCTCTTTTAGATAACTCCATTCAGCCAATTGATCTTGAGTTAGCTCTTCTGCCATTTTCTTTCCTTAAACGATAGATTATTTAATTAATTTTACCCTTTATTAAATTCAACTAACTTTTAAAAAAAGTGATATATAAAAACAACTATTTTTTTAAGCTAAATTTAATAAAAAGCCACAATCAATCTTTAAATGCTCTACAATCAAAAAAATAAGTGTTTAATGCTATCCTTTCTTTAAATTATTTTTTTAAAAAGCCAACACACCCCTTTAAAATCAATTTAAACGCTAATTCCTTTCTTAAATTTTTTCAACCTACAAAACAATAAAAAATTTAAAAACTCAAAACAACATAAAATAACTTTAAAAAATTTTTAAGCTTCTACTTATTCTATTAAAATTTAAATTTTCTTATTAACAACATCTCTAATAAAAAAATTTCTTTCCCTTTTTAAATTTTATGTATTTATATATTAGTGTTTAGCGTGGCGGACATTTTGTAAAATATTAAACTTTTTATTTAATTTTTCCTTAGTTAAAAATATCCCTATTTTTTGGTGTTTTTAATTAATTCTTTTTATTTATAACTTAAAATAAAAATAACAAATAAAAGGACATTTTGTAAAATAAAGCCATTAAAGCAAGGTATATTAAGCATTTATTAATATTTATTTCCCTTTATATGGTTATTTAAGCTTTAAAAGATATAAATACTCTTTTTTAAAAATCTTAAATAATAAAATTAATTTAAAGTAAATTTTTGTGTTATGTTTAAATTTTTGCTAAAATCACCGCATGAAAAATTTAGAAAAAAATAGAAATATATATATTAAGCATAATCGTTTTTATATTGACTATCAAAAGGATGGCGTAAGAATTCGCCGTGCCACTGGACTGAAAAAATCCCCTTTAGCATTTGATTTTATTCGAAAAAACTATAATTTATTTCTTGGCTCTGAAGAGGATATTGAACTTGCTAAGAGCAAATATTATGAGCTCGAGGATATGCAAACTGATCGCATAATCAGAAAAGGGGAGCAAAAGCTGGAGCCTATTAAAAATACTAGTGAGTTTAGCTTTGAGGGGATTATTTATAGATTGCTTAATGAAAAATCCTTTTTAAAGGATAAAACAATCAGGTTTTATAATGTTGCTAGTCAGGCTGTTATCGATTTTCTGCATTCAAAAAACATCTTTTACCTGTCCGATTTTGAAAGGCAGGATAGTATTGATTTTGTAAAATTTTGTAAAAACAAGGGCTTAAAAGATAGCTCAATTAATGGGTATTGCTCTTTTTTTAAAATGGTTTTTCGTTATGCTATTGCCAATGATATAATCTCAAAAAATCCATTCTATATACCTAGGTTCAAACAAGAATTACATAATGCCGACAATGGTGATTTTACCCCTTTTAATTTAAGTGAGATTTTGCAACTTATAAAACATGCCGAGGGCGAGCTACGCTTATTTTTAATAGTTGCATTCTTTACTGGGGCTAGGACTGGCGAGATTTTGGCTTTGACTTTTAATGACTTGGATTTTCAAAATAAGGAGATACGTATTAATAAAACTCTATCGGAGCTAGGTGTTTTGGATTCTCCTAAAACTAAATCCAGCAATCGTACAATCGATATGCTTGATATTGTTTATAATGAACTGATAAAACTCGATTATACCGATATTAATCAAAATATTTTTTCTCTTTCACGAGCAGTTATCAGATTAAAATTTAATGATTTGCAGAGATCCCTTGGCTTTAAAATACATAAGCTTTATGATACTAGACACTCATTCGCTTCTGTAATGTTAAGTCGTGGCGAGGAGCCGATGTGGGTTGGTTGTAAAATGATGGGTCATAAAAATTTAAATGAGACCTATCGCTCTTATGCTAAATATCTACCAAAAGATACTAGGCAAAGAGCAACTTTTTTAAAGAATATAGCAATTTAAAATTTTAAAAAAATAGACACTTTTTGATAAAAATATGCTATAATATACTAATTTAATTTAAAAAAGTAGATGACTTTTCACCCCTTTTTTATTTATTTAAATGCCTATTTTACGGCATTTCAGCTTATAAATTTTAAGCTTTTTTAACTAGATCAGCCATCAAAAATGCAAGCTCTAAAGCCTGATCAGCATTTAGTCTTGGATCGCACTGCGTCTCGTATCTCTCTTTTAGCGAGCTTTCAGTGATGTTTAGCGCGCCACCGGTGCACTCAGTCACATCTTTGCCAGTCATCTCAAGATGCACGCCACCTGCTCTTGTGCCCTCAGCTTTATGAATTTCAAAAAAGCTTCTAACCTCGCTTAAAATTTTACTAAATTCACGAGTTTTGTAGTTGTTCGAGGCTTTAACGGTATTGCCATGCATAGGATCGATGCTATAAACGATATTTAACCCCTCGCGTTTTAGCTCTCTTAAAATTTTTGGTAAATTTTCGCCGATCTTGTCAGCGCCCATTCTGATTATCACATTTAGTCTGCCAGCTTCATTTTCTGGATTTAGCTTATTTGCGAGTGCGACGACGTCTTCAGCTTTTGCGCTTGGTCCGATCTTTACACCGATAGGATTTTTAACACCACTTAAAAAATGCACATGAGCGTCGTTTATGCCGCGCGTTCTCTCGCCTATCCAAAGCATGTGAGCCGAGCAGTCGTACCACTCGCCACTAAGGCTATCAACCCTGGTTAGTGCCTCTTCATAAGACAATAGTAGCGCCTCGTGAGATGTATAGACTGCTGTTTGATTTATCGCTGGGGTATTTGCCGAAGTGATGCCACAAGCTGCCATAAAAGATAGAGTTTTTGTTAGATCGTCAGCTAGTTTTGCGTATTTCTCACCGATCTCTGGCCTTTTAACAAAGCCTAAATTCCACTTATGCACCTGATGAAGGTCTGCCAAACCTCCTCTTGAAAAGGCTCTTAAGAGGTTCATCGTAGAAGCACTTTGATAGTAAGCTTCTATCATGCGTTTTGGGTCGGCAACTCTAGCTTTCTCGTCAAATTCAAAGCCATTTATGATGTCACCTCTATAGCTTGGCAACTTAACGCCATTTACCTCTTCATAATCGCTACTTCTAGGCTTTGCAAACTGCCCTGCTACGCGGCCTACTTTGACCACCGGACAGCCACCACCAAAGGTTAAAACTATCGCCATTTGAAGTAAGACCTTAAACATATCTCTGATGTTGTTTGCGTTAAAATTTGTAAAGCTCTCAGCGCAGTCGCCACCTTGAAGCAAAAAGGCCTCGCCATTGCAAACTTTTGCAAGCTCATTTTTAAGACTTCTAGCCTCGCCAGCAAATACCAAAGGCGGAAGTGCTTTTAGTTTTTCTTCAGCCTCTTTTAGCTCTTTTAAATTTGGATAAGTTGGTTGTTGCAAGATATTAAATTCTCTCCAACTATCTCTGTTCCAAGTCATAAATTTTCCTATCTTTTACCTTAATTTAGCGCTGATTATATCACGGCAAACTTAAAAAATAAAAGCCATTAATGGGATATTAAAGATATTTTGCATACAATCGCTACTTTAAATTTACCCAAAAAAGAGCATAAATTTTTCATGATAAAAGGCATTTTTTATTCGCTTTTAGCCTCAGTTTTATTTAACTGCATCTACTACATGTCAGTGCTCATGAACCCCATCAGCACGCAAGCTCTTATTGGATACCGCATGATCTTTGCCATGCCTTTTGTCATCGCCGCCATTTTTTTGTTAAAACAGCAGCGAAATTTCAAATTTTTACTTCTAAAAATAAAGCTAAAACCTAAAATTTTACTAGTTTTGCTTGCTACCTCGCTCATCGTCTCATTTCAGATGTGGCTCTATCTCTGGGCTCCAAGTAACGGCGCAGCGCTAAAAGTCTCGATAGGCTACCTCATCATGCCAATAGTCATGGTCCTTTTTGGACGGATATTTTTCAAAGAGCACCTCTCAAAAACAAAGTTAGCATCGATATTTTTCGCTGCCATTGGCGTCTTTAGCACAGCAGTTATAAGTGGCGGCATCTCGTGGGAGAGCGCTGTAGTTTTTTGCCTTTATCCAGTCTATTTTACCATTAGAAAGTACTACAACCTTGCAAATTTCTCAAGCTTTGTTATAGAGATAATTTTTATGTTTTTATTCTCATTTTATTTTGCGCTCACAGCCGACATGAACTACGTGATGAGCCAAAATCCAAACATCTACTATCTA
Protein-coding regions in this window:
- a CDS encoding site-specific integrase, with product MKNLEKNRNIYIKHNRFYIDYQKDGVRIRRATGLKKSPLAFDFIRKNYNLFLGSEEDIELAKSKYYELEDMQTDRIIRKGEQKLEPIKNTSEFSFEGIIYRLLNEKSFLKDKTIRFYNVASQAVIDFLHSKNIFYLSDFERQDSIDFVKFCKNKGLKDSSINGYCSFFKMVFRYAIANDIISKNPFYIPRFKQELHNADNGDFTPFNLSEILQLIKHAEGELRLFLIVAFFTGARTGEILALTFNDLDFQNKEIRINKTLSELGVLDSPKTKSSNRTIDMLDIVYNELIKLDYTDINQNIFSLSRAVIRLKFNDLQRSLGFKIHKLYDTRHSFASVMLSRGEEPMWVGCKMMGHKNLNETYRSYAKYLPKDTRQRATFLKNIAI
- a CDS encoding class II 3-deoxy-7-phosphoheptulonate synthase; amino-acid sequence: MTWNRDSWREFNILQQPTYPNLKELKEAEEKLKALPPLVFAGEARSLKNELAKVCNGEAFLLQGGDCAESFTNFNANNIRDMFKVLLQMAIVLTFGGGCPVVKVGRVAGQFAKPRSSDYEEVNGVKLPSYRGDIINGFEFDEKARVADPKRMIEAYYQSASTMNLLRAFSRGGLADLHQVHKWNLGFVKRPEIGEKYAKLADDLTKTLSFMAACGITSANTPAINQTAVYTSHEALLLSYEEALTRVDSLSGEWYDCSAHMLWIGERTRGINDAHVHFLSGVKNPIGVKIGPSAKAEDVVALANKLNPENEAGRLNVIIRMGADKIGENLPKILRELKREGLNIVYSIDPMHGNTVKASNNYKTREFSKILSEVRSFFEIHKAEGTRAGGVHLEMTGKDVTECTGGALNITESSLKERYETQCDPRLNADQALELAFLMADLVKKA
- the rarD gene encoding EamA family transporter RarD, whose product is MIKGIFYSLLASVLFNCIYYMSVLMNPISTQALIGYRMIFAMPFVIAAIFLLKQQRNFKFLLLKIKLKPKILLVLLATSLIVSFQMWLYLWAPSNGAALKVSIGYLIMPIVMVLFGRIFFKEHLSKTKLASIFFAAIGVFSTAVISGGISWESAVVFCLYPVYFTIRKYYNLANFSSFVIEIIFMFLFSFYFALTADMNYVMSQNPNIYYLLILLGAISGIALIAQILSSTLVPINVLGLLTYFEPIMMLFVSFAIGERLEKSSYFLMICLAISVTLLMIDSINSIKGDKNTKTK